AGCCGCTCGCCGTGATCGAGCCCAACCTCGCTGCTCGAGGTGTCCAGGCTCACGACCCGGCGACCGAGCTGCAGCTCGATGTCATGCTGGGCGTAGAAGCCCTCCTCGTGGACGTAGATCTTCTCGCGCCCGGCATCCCCGCGGAGGTACTCCTTCGACAGCGGCGGGCGTTCGTAGGGGCGCTCGTGCTCGGCGCCGATGAGCACCAGGCGCCCGTCGAAGCCCTCGGCGCGCAGGGTCTCCGCGGCCTTGGCACCGGCCAGGCTGGCACCGACGATGACGAAGGTCTGCTTTGGGGTCATGTGGGCATCCTCCTGGTCACGGTCGTCGAGCGGGGTGTGGAGTTCATGTAGTTCTTAGCGACGCCGGAGCGCGATCTCTTACGTGTTGGCCCAGCCGTACCGTCGTGCTGCGGATGCCCCGGAGGGACATCCTCAAAGACGGGCGAGTGGCGTGCCGGTGCTGCCGCATCCCGCCGTCCGGTTCAGCCGTCACGCAGCAGCTCCGCGAGTACGACCGCGTTGTTGTGCTCGCGATCGCGAGCTGCGTAGACGAGCGTCACCGGCCCGCTGCGTGCGCGGCCGCGCAACTCTTCGACGCGCTCGCGCTGGCGGTTCAGCTCCTTGCGATAACGGGTGCCAAACTCGTCGAATCGCTCGGGGATGTGGTCGAACCAGCGGCGCAGCTCGTCGCCGGGCGCGAGCTCGCGCGCCCACTCGTCCAGCTGGGCGCGCTCGCGGGACACGCCGCGTGGCCAGATGTGGTCGATCAACACCCGGTAGCCGTCGTCGATCTCGGCCACGTCGTAGATGCGCTTCGCCCGCACATATACGGCCACCGGATCATGCACCCGAGTATGTGACGACGCGGCCCCAGAGGCTCTTGGTGCCCCAGATCCCGCGGCGCAGACACTCCAGCTGGACGATCTGGCTGTGATCGACGAAGAGGTTGACCTCGGGCCCGTAGTTCTTGATGTACCAGCCGAAGACCTCGGGATCCGCGGCCTCGAACATGACCTTCTCCAGGCCCAGCTCGCGGGCGATCGCGGCGACCACGTCCGTGCGCCAGGTCGTGACTTCCTCGGTGATTCCCTCAGACTCGATCATGATCATGTACGCGCCCGCGTCCAGGCAACGGCGGGCGAGGTCGATGGCGAAGCCCACGTCGCGGGTGCCCTCCTGCTCGAGCTCCTCCGGCGTGGTTGCTCCGCCGGCGCCGAACTGGATCCCTACCTCGGGCTTGGCCTTGAGCCCTGCACGCTGGACGCGCTCGACCAGACGGATGATGTCGTCGCTGGGAATGCTGATGAAGCCGGCCGAGACCTCCAGGATGTCGAAGCCCAGGCGCGCGACCTCGTCGATGTAGAGGTCGACCGCATCGGGGCCCTGGGTCAGGACGTGCTCGATGAACCCGCCGGTGGAGACCAGGACACCGTGCTCGTGCGCGACCTCGATGAGCTCGCGCAGCGGCCGCTCGGGCATCAGCGTGAACGAACCGCCCGCGAACTTGAGCGCGTCCACGTGCTCGCCCATCGTCTCGAGCACGTCGCGGAGATAGCGGGGGCCCATCACCGAGTAGTAGGGGCCGCGGATCTCGGTGACCCCGCGCGTCCGGGGCTTCGCCGGGCGCCCATTGGCGCGTAGGAAGGGAAAGGCAAGCTCGGCGGTCCGGGTCGGCGTCTGCGGGGTCATGTGCGTCTCCTTGCTGTCGATTCGAAAGTCGGGGCGGTGGCCAGAAGCCGCGTCAGGTCGTCCACGGAGAGCTCATCCAGCTCCCCCACCGCGTCGCGAATCTGCCCGCGCAGGGTGGGTTCCACATGGGGGGCGGCGAGCCGGTCGAACTTCGCCGTGACCGCGTCCCAGCCCATCGGCCGGGTGTGAAAGCCCTCGTAGTCGTGCTGCTCGCGCTCGAGCGTGCGCCCGTCGCGCAGGCGCAGCCGCACACGAGCGCTGTGTTCCTCCGGGAAGCGCCGCGAAAGATTGGGATCCGGCCGCACCTCGACGCGCCGCAGCAGCGCCTGCACGTCGTCGGCGGCGATCCGCTCGGGCAGGTACTGCTCGGGCAGCACCTGCCCGTCGAGCAGCGCGACCGCGAGGAGGTACGGCAGCGAGTGGTCGGCCTCCTCCTTCGAGCGCACGCATCGCTTGTCGCCCTCCTCGCCGCCGCCGATGATGTCGAAGGCCACCTGGAAGGTGTCGAGTTCGATCCGCTCCACGTCGGCGCCTGTCACGCGATGCTCGGCGCGCAGCGCAAGCAGCGCCTCGATCGCCGACTGCGAGTGGATCTCGGCGTTGAATCGCTTGAGGATCGTCCGCCGCACCGACTCCAGGTCCTCGTCTTCCCAGTCGATCTCGAACGGCCCCGCGATCGCATCGATGAAGCCCTTGTTGCCCTCGAAGACCTCGCGCGGCCCGGTGACGCCGCGCATCGCCAGGAACGCCGCGTGCGTTGCGCCGAAGGCAGCGGCCGGATAGGCCAGGCCCTTCCAGTGCGACAGATCGCCGGTGCGCGTCACGCGCAATGCATTCAGCGAGGTGCCGG
The sequence above is drawn from the Thermoleophilaceae bacterium genome and encodes:
- a CDS encoding DUF488 family protein — translated: MHDPVAVYVRAKRIYDVAEIDDGYRVLIDHIWPRGVSRERAQLDEWARELAPGDELRRWFDHIPERFDEFGTRYRKELNRQRERVEELRGRARSGPVTLVYAARDREHNNAVVLAELLRDG
- a CDS encoding phosphosulfolactate synthase; protein product: MTPQTPTRTAELAFPFLRANGRPAKPRTRGVTEIRGPYYSVMGPRYLRDVLETMGEHVDALKFAGGSFTLMPERPLRELIEVAHEHGVLVSTGGFIEHVLTQGPDAVDLYIDEVARLGFDILEVSAGFISIPSDDIIRLVERVQRAGLKAKPEVGIQFGAGGATTPEELEQEGTRDVGFAIDLARRCLDAGAYMIMIESEGITEEVTTWRTDVVAAIARELGLEKVMFEAADPEVFGWYIKNYGPEVNLFVDHSQIVQLECLRRGIWGTKSLWGRVVTYSGA
- a CDS encoding MmgE/PrpD family protein, with the translated sequence MQDLSFDGRLNRPRAKVAGRRDTRVDQLARFVCRSAWDDISEPAREQLKLRVLDSLGVGLGAMDGEPVAMVREQVQEFGGAPLATLIGGGSSAPDRAALFNGALVRYLDFNDSHLAPGETCHPSDNLAPVLAAAEYAHADGRTLLTALALAYQVQIRLSEAAPVRAKGFDHTTQGAYAVAAGAARALGLDERRTADAIAIAGTSLNALRVTRTGDLSHWKGLAYPAAAFGATHAAFLAMRGVTGPREVFEGNKGFIDAIAGPFEIDWEDEDLESVRRTILKRFNAEIHSQSAIEALLALRAEHRVTGADVERIELDTFQVAFDIIGGGEEGDKRCVRSKEEADHSLPYLLAVALLDGQVLPEQYLPERIAADDVQALLRRVEVRPDPNLSRRFPEEHSARVRLRLRDGRTLEREQHDYEGFHTRPMGWDAVTAKFDRLAAPHVEPTLRGQIRDAVGELDELSVDDLTRLLATAPTFESTARRRT